The segment GTATaagctaaggttatatgtaactaagaTGTcctagacttagaatctgtgatctttttctactccttgttccttgtttggttgcggGTTTAGAATTAgggtcacttatttgaaggtctatctTGTTTTGAtcacatataactggtatgcccTATGCAGGTATTGAAGTAActaataaagatcatcttataattatctagttggTACGCCTATTAATTACTTCTTTAtccctattctcgcgtagataacatggctggattccaccccCACGATGAcctgtacttcccaaaccaaggcaatgccggatggcttgaagaagagccagGAGATGActatccaatccctttggatgatcacctcgcagaatgCTTTTCGGACGGTTGTGACTCCAAGCcagaagttgagaacctaccccctaTGAATcttgttccaaatcctaaccctcttctggcttttcaaggcccagagcctccatgggtggaaaacttggaaacatggagccaagagcAGAATCAGCCCATGTcattcaatggagaccgaagcctTTATGACCTGAGTGAAGGAGTCCCAACAGATAGGGTCTTGCTAATCCtagtccgtagagttgcccgaaacgaaatttagGGCAGGACAGCTCTCCATCGAATCATGGAAGTTAatgccaatgcgagaatgcataccatccACACCATTCATTTGGAAGATGCTCATGAGAGATCTAGGAGAGACCATGAGGCCCTGCAGCAAGAGCTAGCTAAGACTCGGGCTGAAGTCATGGAGCTCCGAGTACGTCAAAGGGTGTACaaaagacacctgcttgatatggagcgccagctggctgaactaagggttcacccgaCGGATAaccgtcaccagtaggagataCTCTACCCTTCTTTCCTTGGTTTAAGGAATAGTTTTCCTATCtatgctccaagtagcactttcCTTTGTAATTATTctggtactgtaagtacttttagttaggcctttatgttgTCAAAACTTTTCTTCTTCGGATATGATGTAAGGCCTGCTTCTAGGTCAAATTTTCCGTACTTATTTCATCTTAAATatcaattgtaacgcccgcagatccgggctagtcaatttagaggcaataagtgtcgaaaatgacttttcggcaaaatattatttataataaatagtcttaaccaatttgtagaatatgtctcaaggtttccgtacatataaagaacgctgaaatccgagttataacgaataagttatggcccgtcgaagttttacggcaaaaccggcacgacaccgggaagcgtaaatagtaaatttatgatggagcgatttttagccttagcgatctaaaccaaagttgtagtatatgttaaatcgagaacatccataaaaagaacgcccaaatctgacttcgtatgcaagagttatgatttttctaagtttgaaggctgatacgctaTAGGGGGTGACGTgtcaccaccagaattggacacgtggcaccaccaaaaggctgccacatgccccaactcggcgtgtaggtcctcctactcgacgagtccatcaggaattcagcctataaatagaggttccGGTTTCCTCCATTTcccacacctttccccacttctttctctctctaaactctctctctaagcccccctaaccccccaaagcctagggtaactccctagcatgaggcggaagccccgAAGCGCCCGAAGGCtctgagaaaagagcctttcggctcgggaaagctgctccagcgaagcccggttttgcgaaaaactcgatgtaagtgagttacgcctatgctatttttaatatagcttctaattaattatagtaatgttattaggaccttataataagtacttgggctattattataggTTATATAAATATCTtttaacgtttatataatagtaataatagctagactattaattagtctcggtgaatattagattaaactctagtgataatgatactaggttttgtccgaggaaaattgttttaagagtaacgaagtgctgtccgagtaccgagtcaccaccttaccaagtgagtgaatagttactttcatcttacacatagatatgaagtatttaatataaattacgtgctatgtgtgcatattttctgaatacttgttgtttaTGCTGGGTgagagatttttatacatgttttaaatgttttaaactgtatacgtatttttatatctacaaaatatgttggataAAACATTGGTAGATGAAGGACGAGGGGTGAAATTTGAAATAGAGGAATATTAGtggtatggacctagtgccctatagatgaacattagcagcaatggacctagtaccatatagatgagcactggcagctgcgccacaacctgtagatgttgtTGATCTACGATAAACATCCCAACAtctgcgctctaaggataatatcagcagctgcgcctaatagagaacattataACCTTGGCAGTAGCGTCTAAAGGACAATACCGGAAGAAGCGCTTCATATAGAATGTCACAACTATGGCAggtgcgcctaagtgatagaactagcagctgtgcttgacagttgtgtcattgacaacgatggacttcgtacctattccttaggaaaatccttaggaatgaatgaacgagaaatagctgattcttagggtagatccttaagattaaagaagataatgaggatgggtaattgggttaactgtttgatgattaaacttaataattatattattgtcggttgaaaaccctatgtactcaccaggtttcccaccctgacccactcagtttatttgtatcacatgtgtcgatacgaagctactttacattgagagatttaaaagagatgtagattactagtgtaaataaatgtaagttctgtttatgcttatgtttctgtattgacgatggcatcccaaatgttttaaatgaataaaaaaaatacttttcttcagaatttctttgataacgtatttatgatgttttactgggaacaaattccgcaacatttttattaaaataggcactctgatttttataaaacataaacaaaatcggtcttttctggccatgaaaatggggatgtcacatcaatgatattgacagtcgactAATTCCTGTGTCAAtccttgttcaaatactttcatcctACTATCAATAGAATTCTATCTAAAGCTCACTTTCGTCAAATTATTGAGCTGTGGTAATTTAGCTCAAGGATCACTTCCAATTCTTGtcgaaggttggatcatgttatccaccaactaATGATAGCCTAGTTCAAAATATCAATCGTCTagtgaccattctatgaacttacttcaaTGCTTTACCAGTACTGCATCTTAGGGAAGTAGGTCAAACCATTGAGAACAGTTTAACGAAATAGAAAATTTACATTTATGTAAAAGAATAGAATACATCTAGTGCCGACCATAATCACTTACGAACTCCTTTTCTTTCGTACAACAGAATCATGTTGTCATCCAGAAATAGTCAGCCGAACGACGAAACCCCGATCCTTCATATAGAAGCCGCGATGTTCCAAGCTGCCGTAACAGCTGTTGTGACCGCTATCATGGCACAATTCCATTctaacaacctaaacgagaatagaAATAACATCCACGTTTCAGATCAAAGTAACCACCAAGGAAACCAACAAACGCCAACCCACGAGGGCACCTTAACACAGGAACGAAAGAGTAAGAAACGAATATTTTGGGATAAGAAGAAGTGCAAATCATCCCAAAGGTCGGCCAAGAGACAACAACCAGTAGCAGCCTTTGCAGCCACGACATATGTAACTCCTACTACCATTCCGACTAATATCCCAGTTGCCCCTATCCCTGCAAGGCGTTATGCCGGAAATCTACCAAAATGCACAAAGTGTAGTTACCATCACCTGGGCGCCTGCCGAGTGTTGCATTGTCAAAAATGCAACAAGAACGGGCACACTACCCGATTCTGTAGAGAACCTATCCatcacattacttcaaccaccaacgTCGGAATTATTCGTATATGTCATTTATGTGGAGtgatgggacacttcaagagggactgcccaacagagaagaatgatgggggaacaggaggagtttgacctcagagtAACAAAAGGCACCAAAGGatcctactatagtataggtacACTTCCAAACAGCAGTAATTAATTATACTCATAAACTgttaaaaactagtgcaactcgagtcttacctTTTTGCAAGATCCTGTCAGTTAAGGgactctcgtgctgcgtatacttgcttttgtagtataccttgttcgcaacagTATTTTCATAGATAAAACTAAAGTACTGAAACTCTGTCAAAGTTGCACCATTATGTTTTTGTAACACCTTCCTGAATTAGTCTAACGCCTTTTATTCCGAGTAGTCCGACATTATCATGTGACTTGAGTCCATTCGATCCTCACAATAACATCCTCGTGCGGAAATCCTTTCCTTCGTAATCTCCTTTCTAGCGAAGCTGTTATTCCAGAACTCCGAGACACTCATGTGTGGAATATCTTAGGTTTCATATCCTTCCCGAAGAAACCTcctcgaagtaccactcgtacagttaAACCtaatagagttaaacctaaccttctaaaattatctaatttaTGTAACATGTAACCTAACATATTTGCTTGATAGTTAACTAGTATTAACTGTGGTTCCTAAAAAGCACAAAGAAAACAACATTCAAGCATCAAGTTCTAACCGACACACTGCCTAAGCTGGCCATCCTATCATATCATCTGTActccatactagcatgcagttctagaTGCTTATACAGTAGGCATACATAGAAATCTCTCCTAACATACAAgtctgagcagatccttagcccttaATCTAGCATGCTATACACATATTCACATATTGAATAAAAAAAgtataggtattttgggaaatacttacttAGGCTTGACCGATTCCACGCATCACACCCTATTTTTATATAAACCCTTTAGAAAATCTTTCTTTTTTCTTACCAATtcttcagtttgagttcaaatacacacTCGAGCTGTTGCTAGAAAGGTTATTGACACTAGACATAACCAAaccaaccctaattaataattagggtAATAACCCATAATCAAAGATCCAAAACATATTCTCCTActgagggtaaaagaccattttaccattaCAGGTCCAAACCCAACCAAACATGCCCAAGGCCCAAAAATGGCCCAAGAGCCTTCCTGGGAGTTTGTCATGCGTACTCTTACCTTACGCCTTACGTACTCGATGTCCATATACAAGGCTTAACCCGTTACATCATGCGTACCCAGAGGTTATGGCCTGTGTAAATTTATGTTGTCCAAAACTAACTTTTTAAGCTCTTAATGCCTAAAGACTAAACCTCCAACTCATCGATCTTAATCTTGGGAAGGTCTTAACtgataaagttgacaactttaagcTTTTGCATGACTTAATAGAGCCCAAGACCAAACCCTAAGTCCATAATGCTCTTTAATAACCTCAAGATCTTGCATAAGTGAGAAATAACAacaaaaacttcatttttaaaaaaagtaaTAAACTTGAGCTCTGAAGTAACTTTTACTCACAAGAATCAAACCATGAGACCAAAAACATGCAAATCTTAAAGCTAGTCTAGATCTAAGCCATAAAACCATAAAggtaagagctttatacctccagaagcttgcAAAGGAAAAGGAAACTCTGGATCTAAAAGTTCCAAGCCCAACAATCCTCGATGGAACTTCTTCTTCGTCCACAATGCACCAAGAACGCTCTAAAGGTCCAAAACAAGCTTTcaagggttagggtttcgaaatgaCAGAATAAGGGAGTAGAGGTTGAAGGTAAGAAATGTCTCAAGGACTTAAGGTTCTTTAAATATGGTCCAAACcctacaaattagggtttaaaatCAGCctgagtacaccctgcgtacttcTCATGTGTGCACAACATACTCAAAAGAATCTCGCCACCTTTTAAtgaattacgctcagcgtacccatGGGGTACGGTCCACGTAAGGAACGGAAATGCAAACTTTTTATAATTTAAGCCATAATTGAAAAGTACTTGGGAACACGGTGTTACACTCATCTTCACCTTCCATAAAGTGAAATCATTCGAACCATTAAGTTTCTTCAAATCAAACTTATGAGATGTAATCTTCAATTAGCAAAACAAACTGTTATGATACCACTTGTTATGGAATAAATGAGAAAACGTGCAGAAAAACACAATATAAAGACACATTATTTAACGTGGTTcagtcaaggtgacctacgtccacATAGCATGAGAGATTATTCTTATTCATACAATTTAAATCACTACCACAATTCTAAGGCCCGAACACATTTGACAATGCATGGGGTGCACCGTGTCCTTGAGTCCTTGGGAGAGCATCTTGGTGTCTTGGGGGCACATCTTGATGCCCAAGGCGGGCCACTTGTTGAAGCTTCATCGGGATGCTCCAGAATGCCACCAAATGCTCAAAACTTAATTTCCAAAAGTTCAAGTCACATTTAACACAAACTTTTCAACGAACGGTTCATAAATGTTTCGTTCAACCCTTAATTCGTTTACAACCCTACTTACATGTTCTAACTATCGGCTAATTTAACCCTACTTACATGTTCTAACTATCGcctattttaacaaaaaaaaaatgaattttccaCTTAATTAATATATCCTATGCCATAAAATTTGGTTTCTCAAACTTTCTTTGGTGCATTTAGCATTATCATCGCGTCGAATTGCGGGCCCTAATTTCCGCATAGATTATCCCTTTTACAAGTTGGGTACTTGGGTTGCTCTGCACCGATACCTGATCGATGGCAGTGGAATTGGGGAGACAGACCGAGACATCCGTCGTTGATCAGCTAAATAGAGTCACGGAGATGGAAAAGCCGGTTGGAAGTCGGCCAGTTTGGGGTGAAATTGAGCTAGCCGAAAGGTAAACTTTCAATATTCATACCTCTTATCTTGTATACCCTAATCATCTTTACATATTTCCGCAATTCTCTATTACGATCAAATTCCACTCGTAAGAACTTTGTTACTCCTTTCAACATACCAATTTTGACTCCCTAAAAGCCGCTAGCAATTTTTCGGGCAAGTCTACTGTCTGGAAGGCCTAAATCGATCATGTTTGGAGAGGGTTACTATACAATTTACATCGAACTGTAGATTAATTGGATCAAATATGCTATATACCATTTTTATTCGATTAAAAGATACAAATATCTGCAAAGTAATGCACGATTCTAATATATACTTCACCACCTTGCGATGCAGCTACCTAGTTTGCTCTATGTTTGAAGATGCATCATCATCAGCTTCTTCTGTTCTTAAACGTTTATGTGACAAAGAACACATCAACACAGTTGTAGATGATGATATTGAGCTTAATGACATGCTTGAATCAGCTGGTATGGTGTTTGTGCAGTCCTTGAAGGAACTTGGAAGGTATTCATCTTTATAATTGCTCCTTCTAACAATTGTtaagaagggtaaaatagtcattttacatgGAACATGGACCAAATTAGTTATGAAACTAAAAAAAACAACCATCAACAAGTATTAACATGCATTTAACAATGATTTCTGTTTTCCAGGACATTGGAAATAATAAGTGAGTTAACTCAGCTGTTCGATTCACTTGCTGCCATTCCAATCCAAGTTTTCCTTGCTGGGTATTGCTCAATCATTGCATTTAAGTATAAATTATTaatgatttctttttttttttaatatatatatttatgtatttaaGTATAAATTGTTAAAGTATGTTTATGTATATGCAATTGAATAATTGATTTGAAGCAATGAGCCCTAATTCAAACAAAACATACTTTTTCAGGGTATGTTTTCAGATGCAAGAAGACCCTCAAGGGGCTCAAAAAAATCTTGAGGAATTTTTAAGCAAATGGAGATTTGTTGATGAAAAATATTATATTCTAGCAAGTTTAGAGACAAAAACAAATACAAAATCTTATATGGAAGGATGTGGCAATCGATTTGTTCTAGAAGTAGATACATATCTTCAAGTTGTTGAGGCATATATAACACTTCTCTCAGGAACTATAAAAGGCACAAATCTTGCAATTTCTTGGGTTGAGAAAGCTGCATTACCCGAGCATATACGCCAGGTAACCTTTCTATGGCTATTTTCGATGATCAAAATGAGAAGGTTATGTTTGGCGTAGTAGCTGAAAAACTAGCTATTAACTGAAgagctagctgatagctgaaaaaaATAGTTGTTAGCTGAAGAGCTAGttgctagcttataagctagcc is part of the Lactuca sativa cultivar Salinas chromosome 7, Lsat_Salinas_v11, whole genome shotgun sequence genome and harbors:
- the LOC111887683 gene encoding protein APEM9; the protein is MAVELGRQTETSVVDQLNRVTEMEKPVGSRPVWGEIELAESYLVCSMFEDASSSASSVLKRLCDKEHINTVVDDDIELNDMLESAGMVFVQSLKELGRTLEIISELTQLFDSLAAIPIQVFLAGVCFQMQEDPQGAQKNLEEFLSKWRFVDEKYYILASLETKTNTKSYMEGCGNRFVLEVDTYLQVVEAYITLLSGTIKGTNLAISWVEKAALPEHIRQELLRRLHSIHSSKDTVSQASTSALVTDENVTSRSSKTLESAKQIDAKQAILRYSGQRVPTLWWFRTLNVKFGGVRFAVSNGSILITIFMLLTYYYMRRKKYTITSILKKQALFVKKSVIDLWQLAFSYQVNPLAAVEPLITR